The sequence CGCTGCAGCGCCCACAGACCGGCATCACCGCCACGTTGACGCGCACCAGCAGGCCCGAGGCGCGCATCCCGCTGGCGCGCCGGGAGGCCAAGGAGTGTCTGGCCGAGGATCTGCGCAGGCTGGATCCCGACGAGATCTACCACGAAGCACTACAGGGCATAGGCAGGGTGCAATACGCATGAGCACGGTCGTCGAGAAGTACCCGGACACCACCGCGTTGGTCGAGGCCGCCGGTGATCGGCTGGTCGGCGCGATCAACGATGCGCTGGCCGCGCGCGGCGCCGCCCACATCGTGTTGACCGGCGGCGGCACGGGCATCGCCCTGCTCAAGCGGGTTCGCACGCGGAATTCCGAAATCGACTGGGCGAAAGTGCATCTGTATTGGGGCGACGACCGGTTCGTCCCGTCAGACGACGACGAGCGCAACCACAAGCAGGCCGCCGAGGCGCTGCTGGACCATATCGACATCCCCGCAGCCAACGTGCATCCGATGGCGCCCAGCGGAGGCGAGTTCGGCGACGACATCGAGGCCGCCGCGCGGGCCTACGAGCAGGTGCTGGCCGCCACCGCCGAGAGCGGGCAGCCGAGCCCGGAATTCGACGTGCACCTGTTGGGCATGGGTCCCGAGGGCCACATCAACTCGCTGTTTCCGCACGCCGCCGCGGCGCGCGAGAAGGACCGGCTGGTGGTGGCCGTGTCCGACTCCCCCAAGCCGCCGCCGCGGCGCATCACGCTGACGTTGCCTGCGGTGCAGCGGGCGCGGCAGGTGTGGCTGGTGGTCTCGGGTGCGGGCAAGGCCGACGCGGTGGCCGCGGCGGTCGGCGGCGCGGACCCCGACGACGTGCCCGCCGCCGGCGCGGTCGGCCGCGAGGCGACGGTCTGGCTGCTCGACGAGGACGCGGCGACCAAACTCTGAACTGTCAGCCGCCGCTCTTGTCGGTGGGGCGGGGTAGCGTCGAACGTATGTTCGAGACGGTGTCGGATGCGGAGTTGGTCGACTTCATGGGTGAGGAGACCCGGGAGGAGTCGGCGGCGATGGGTCGCCACCTAGCCGCGGTCGGTGAACTGTTCGCGCGCCGCGAGCAGGACTATCAGGAGGCCAAGTTCTATTTCACTGATGTGGTGGCGGCGGTGGCTGCTGAGATCTCGCCGATTCAGAACATCAGCCATGCCCGGGCGGTGGCGCAGGTCGGTCTGGCGAGGACGTTGCGTGAGCGTCTGCCGCGCATCGCCGCGGTGTTTCGCTGCGGGGTGATCGACTATCGGATGGTGG comes from Mycolicibacterium pulveris and encodes:
- the pgl gene encoding 6-phosphogluconolactonase, whose amino-acid sequence is MSTVVEKYPDTTALVEAAGDRLVGAINDALAARGAAHIVLTGGGTGIALLKRVRTRNSEIDWAKVHLYWGDDRFVPSDDDERNHKQAAEALLDHIDIPAANVHPMAPSGGEFGDDIEAAARAYEQVLAATAESGQPSPEFDVHLLGMGPEGHINSLFPHAAAAREKDRLVVAVSDSPKPPPRRITLTLPAVQRARQVWLVVSGAGKADAVAAAVGGADPDDVPAAGAVGREATVWLLDEDAATKL
- a CDS encoding DUF222 domain-containing protein, with the protein product MFETVSDAELVDFMGEETREESAAMGRHLAAVGELFARREQDYQEAKFYFTDVVAAVAAEISPIQNISHARAVAQVGLARTLRERLPRIAAVFRCGVIDYRMVAAIVNRTDNVEDEVIAGLDEALARQVHKWMKLSQPKLRDRLDMWVAKYDRAAVRVPPQG